A section of the Salinisphaera sp. T31B1 genome encodes:
- a CDS encoding glycosyltransferase family 4 protein, giving the protein MRILVHAPMHYEYSTELASALAARSDVSAVLLVVCADFPYEQQCDCAIERLYPDQSRVPGKMAKLRAHFGALARLIALLRRWRPDILHIQALRHTDIDWPLLLAARLLSVPIVWTAHNALPHERRAHHRLLYRTIYGGSDRLIVHTRHTQAELERFGVPGERMARVPHGNLRRMVGRQWPKAQARCDLGLETGDQTLVLLFFGRVRPYKGLDLLLAAMARLEQRDIVLLVAGEDLFDEWSTVVAPANVRMDLRRIDNDSADRYFSAADLVVLPYRRIDQSGVLMLAMSHGVPVMATAVGGLAEVIEHGRTGFLLPPEDIEALTSAIGRIDDDRDGLARVRQATRDAVDNEYGWATIAAQTMAVYGAVARKR; this is encoded by the coding sequence ATGCGTATTCTCGTCCACGCCCCCATGCACTACGAGTACAGCACCGAGCTGGCCAGCGCGCTGGCCGCCCGCTCGGACGTGTCAGCGGTGTTGCTCGTGGTCTGCGCCGATTTCCCCTACGAGCAACAATGCGACTGCGCTATCGAGCGTCTGTACCCGGACCAGTCGCGCGTGCCGGGCAAGATGGCGAAGCTGCGCGCCCATTTCGGCGCGCTTGCACGCCTGATCGCCCTGCTGCGTCGATGGCGACCCGATATCCTGCACATCCAGGCGCTTCGCCACACCGATATCGACTGGCCGCTGCTGCTCGCCGCACGCCTGCTGTCGGTACCGATCGTCTGGACCGCGCACAACGCGCTGCCGCACGAGCGGCGCGCCCATCATCGCCTGCTCTACCGCACCATCTACGGCGGATCAGACCGGTTGATCGTGCATACCCGGCATACACAGGCCGAACTCGAGCGCTTTGGCGTGCCGGGCGAACGCATGGCACGCGTGCCGCACGGCAATCTGCGTCGCATGGTCGGCCGGCAGTGGCCGAAAGCGCAGGCCCGATGTGATCTCGGGCTCGAGACGGGTGACCAGACACTGGTACTGCTGTTTTTCGGCCGTGTCCGGCCCTACAAAGGCCTCGACCTGCTGCTGGCGGCCATGGCGCGGCTCGAGCAGCGCGACATCGTGCTGCTGGTCGCCGGCGAGGACCTGTTCGACGAATGGAGCACGGTCGTGGCACCGGCCAACGTGCGCATGGATCTTCGACGGATCGACAACGACAGCGCAGACCGCTACTTCAGTGCCGCCGATCTGGTGGTTCTGCCCTATCGGCGCATCGATCAGAGCGGCGTGCTGATGCTGGCCATGTCGCACGGCGTACCCGTCATGGCGACCGCGGTGGGCGGACTGGCGGAGGTGATCGAACACGGTCGCACCGGCTTTCTGCTGCCGCCCGAGGACATCGAAGCACTGACTTCGGCAATCGGCCGGATCGACGACGATCGGGATGGCCTGGCTCGGGTGCGACAAGCGACCCGGGATGCGGTCGATAACGAATACGGATGGGCGACGATCGCCGCTCAGACAATGGCGGTGTACGGCGCGGTGGCACGAAAACGCTGA
- the asnB gene encoding asparagine synthase (glutamine-hydrolyzing) yields the protein MCGFTGWVSTGATGARRAELCAMQATLAHRGPDQSGEHLFETADGGEVALAHCRLSIIDLDGGRQPMFDADYVLVYNGEIYNYQALRKELVAGGCRFDDASDTAVVLQAYKQWGIDCLSRFRGMFAFALWDAAAGRMIFARDPFGKKPLFFHRQGSRLVFGSEIKAVLAFPGVRRCADPTVLSDYFLYRYVPQPHTLFDGIEKLPAGSYAIWERGELTTHRYFTPPDAQPRATAPADRRMPVDGFLDRLTDAVAIRMISDVPYGAFLSGGLDSSAIVALMARQSTQPIRTFSVGFAEADYSELDHARTVAEHIGADHHELRLSPDDLMDHLPALTRFRDAPVAETADIPIYLLSLEAGRHVKMVLTGEGSDELLAGYPKHAFERYAPAYGALPDPVRHKLIEPTIASLPYRYRRIKTVAATLGLADPDERLPRWFGALARAERERLLAPQSVDRAPVDARWARVAGNSALRHALYFDQASWLPDNLLERGDRMTMAASIEARMPFLDEELAAYVSGLPDRWRLRRHTGKYLLREAMRRLLPAAIIDRPKVGFRVPVNEWFRGPMQDYLREHLIADATRTRDYYRPGAVARVLDEHAAGRQNHEKLIWTMLNLELWHRHCLEMRP from the coding sequence ATGTGCGGTTTCACAGGATGGGTCTCGACCGGCGCTACCGGCGCGCGGCGCGCCGAGTTATGCGCGATGCAGGCCACCCTCGCGCATCGGGGGCCGGACCAGTCGGGCGAGCATCTGTTCGAGACCGCCGACGGTGGCGAGGTCGCGCTCGCTCATTGCCGCCTATCGATCATCGACCTGGACGGCGGTCGCCAGCCGATGTTCGATGCCGATTACGTCCTGGTCTACAACGGCGAAATCTACAACTACCAGGCGTTGCGCAAAGAACTGGTGGCCGGCGGATGCCGCTTCGACGATGCCTCGGATACCGCAGTCGTGCTTCAAGCCTACAAGCAGTGGGGCATCGATTGCCTGTCGCGGTTTCGCGGCATGTTCGCCTTCGCGCTCTGGGATGCAGCCGCCGGCCGGATGATCTTTGCCCGCGATCCGTTCGGAAAAAAGCCGCTGTTCTTCCACCGACAGGGTTCGCGCCTGGTGTTCGGCTCCGAAATCAAGGCCGTGCTGGCATTTCCGGGCGTGCGGCGATGCGCCGACCCGACGGTCCTAAGCGACTATTTCCTCTATCGCTATGTGCCACAGCCGCACACCTTGTTCGACGGCATCGAGAAACTGCCGGCCGGCAGCTATGCAATCTGGGAACGCGGCGAGCTCACCACGCATCGCTACTTCACCCCGCCGGACGCGCAGCCGCGCGCCACGGCCCCAGCAGATCGCCGAATGCCGGTCGACGGCTTTCTCGACCGGCTGACCGATGCGGTCGCCATACGCATGATAAGCGACGTGCCCTACGGCGCATTCCTGTCGGGCGGACTGGATTCGTCCGCGATCGTGGCGCTGATGGCGCGCCAGTCCACCCAGCCGATTCGCACGTTCTCGGTCGGCTTCGCCGAGGCTGACTACAGCGAGCTCGACCATGCCCGCACCGTGGCCGAACACATTGGCGCAGATCATCATGAACTGCGGCTGTCGCCTGACGATCTCATGGACCACCTGCCCGCGCTCACGCGTTTCCGCGATGCGCCTGTGGCCGAAACCGCCGATATTCCGATCTACCTGCTGTCGCTGGAAGCCGGGCGCCACGTCAAGATGGTGCTCACCGGCGAAGGCAGCGACGAACTGCTTGCCGGGTATCCCAAGCATGCCTTCGAGCGTTATGCGCCGGCCTACGGCGCGCTACCGGATCCGGTACGTCACAAACTGATCGAACCGACGATCGCATCGCTGCCCTACCGTTACCGGCGTATCAAGACCGTCGCGGCCACGCTGGGGCTGGCCGACCCCGACGAACGGCTGCCGCGCTGGTTCGGCGCGCTGGCCCGCGCCGAGCGCGAGCGCCTGCTCGCGCCGCAATCGGTCGACCGTGCCCCGGTTGACGCGCGCTGGGCGCGCGTTGCCGGTAACAGTGCGCTGCGCCATGCGCTGTACTTCGACCAGGCCAGCTGGCTGCCCGACAACCTGCTCGAGCGCGGCGATCGCATGACCATGGCGGCCTCGATCGAGGCGCGCATGCCGTTTCTCGACGAAGAACTGGCCGCGTACGTATCGGGCCTGCCGGATCGATGGCGACTGCGTCGGCATACCGGCAAGTACCTGCTACGCGAGGCTATGCGCCGATTGCTACCGGCCGCGATCATCGACCGACCCAAAGTCGGCTTTCGCGTACCGGTCAATGAATGGTTCCGCGGGCCGATGCAGGATTATCTACGCGAGCATTTGATCGCAGACGCCACCCGTACCCGTGACTACTACCGGCCGGGCGCGGTCGCGCGGGTGCTCGACGAACACGCGGCCGGCCGTCAAAACCACGAAAAGCTCATCTGGACGATGCTCAACCTCGAACTCTGGCATCGCCACTGTCTGGAAATGCGCCCATGA
- a CDS encoding glycosyltransferase family 4 protein, giving the protein MSHTTGVLIIVENLPLPFDRRVWQEACALRDAGYRVSIVCPRAPGYDEPRVDIDEIAIYRHPLPVEADSAAGYALEYGAALFWQLVLSLRIACTRGFRVIHACNPPDTIFIVAAFWRLMGKRFLFDHHDLCPELYEAKFGRRDRFYRLMRTLERWTFRMARVSLATNDSFRRIAIERGGMAPEDVFVVRSGPNLDRIRAMPADKALRRGRRHLVGYVGVMGRQEGLDTLLEIIADIVHRRGRDDIQFCLVGFGTELETLRRQAIDLDIAAHVDFPGRLEGEALMTVLSTADVCVSPDPLNAMNDHSTMNKIMEYMALGKPSVQFDLTEGRFSAREASLYARPGDTADFADKLLQLIDDPDLRHAMGAYGQQRVRDTLAWRFEVPKLLAAYERVLE; this is encoded by the coding sequence ATGAGTCACACCACCGGCGTGCTGATCATCGTCGAGAATCTGCCGCTGCCGTTTGACCGGCGTGTCTGGCAGGAAGCCTGTGCCCTGCGCGACGCCGGCTATCGCGTCTCGATCGTGTGCCCACGCGCGCCGGGCTACGACGAGCCACGCGTGGACATCGACGAGATCGCAATCTATCGTCATCCGCTGCCCGTGGAGGCCGATTCGGCGGCCGGCTACGCGCTGGAATACGGCGCCGCGCTGTTCTGGCAGCTCGTACTGTCGCTGCGGATTGCCTGCACGCGCGGCTTTCGGGTCATCCACGCCTGCAACCCGCCGGATACCATCTTCATCGTCGCGGCTTTCTGGCGATTGATGGGCAAGCGGTTCCTGTTCGACCATCACGACCTCTGCCCCGAGCTCTACGAGGCTAAATTCGGTCGGCGCGATCGTTTCTATCGACTGATGCGCACGCTCGAGCGCTGGACGTTCCGTATGGCGCGGGTGTCGCTGGCCACCAACGACTCCTTTCGGCGTATCGCGATCGAACGCGGCGGCATGGCACCGGAAGACGTGTTCGTGGTGCGTAGCGGCCCGAATCTCGATCGTATCCGGGCCATGCCCGCCGATAAAGCACTGCGCCGCGGCCGTCGGCACCTCGTGGGCTATGTCGGGGTGATGGGACGCCAGGAGGGTCTGGACACCCTGCTCGAAATCATCGCCGACATCGTGCACCGGCGTGGGCGCGACGACATCCAGTTCTGCCTCGTCGGGTTCGGCACCGAACTCGAGACACTGCGCCGGCAGGCAATCGATCTCGATATCGCAGCGCATGTGGATTTTCCCGGCCGGCTGGAGGGCGAGGCGCTGATGACGGTGCTCAGCACTGCCGACGTATGCGTCAGTCCCGACCCGCTCAATGCCATGAACGACCACTCGACCATGAACAAGATCATGGAGTACATGGCCCTGGGCAAGCCGAGCGTGCAATTCGATCTTACCGAAGGCCGATTTTCGGCCCGAGAGGCGTCCCTGTATGCGCGACCGGGCGATACCGCCGACTTCGCCGACAAGCTCTTGCAACTCATCGACGACCCCGACCTGCGGCACGCCATGGGGGCCTACGGCCAACAGCGCGTGCGCGACACGCTCGCCTGGCGCTTTGAGGTGCCCAAGCTGCTGGCGGCCTACGAACGGGTGCTCGAATGA
- a CDS encoding glycosyltransferase family A protein has product MQTAPILVISPVRDEARYLEATIKSMCGQTIRPAEWVLVDDGSTDGTGEIIDRHAAREPFMRRVAKPDRGFRQVGSGVIEAFRYGLSQARRTDYRYIVKLDGDITFGPRYIERMLAAFEADPALAAVSGRVFRPEGERRVEERLAPDMVTGQFKFYRRRAFEAIGGFEQTLQWDGIDIHRCRMNGWRTANIDDPDAVIMHHRLMGSSQRSIVDGRLRWGRGIHYIGYHPLYALASGVFRMREKPYVIGGLLIVAGYGWSALRRRPRYPDTAFRHSLRRWQLARLGAMLRRGNR; this is encoded by the coding sequence TTGCAGACAGCCCCCATTCTGGTGATCTCGCCGGTGCGCGACGAGGCGCGCTATCTGGAAGCCACCATCAAATCCATGTGTGGGCAGACCATACGCCCGGCAGAATGGGTGCTCGTCGACGATGGTTCCACCGATGGCACCGGCGAGATCATCGATCGCCATGCCGCTCGCGAGCCCTTCATGCGCCGCGTCGCCAAGCCCGACCGCGGCTTCCGGCAGGTCGGCAGCGGCGTGATCGAGGCGTTCCGGTATGGCCTGTCGCAGGCGCGGCGCACGGACTATCGCTATATCGTCAAGCTCGACGGCGATATCACCTTCGGCCCGCGTTATATCGAGCGCATGCTCGCGGCATTCGAGGCCGATCCGGCACTGGCTGCCGTATCGGGGCGCGTGTTCCGGCCTGAAGGCGAACGCCGCGTCGAGGAACGCCTTGCCCCGGACATGGTGACCGGGCAGTTCAAGTTCTACCGGCGCCGTGCCTTCGAGGCGATCGGCGGCTTCGAGCAGACACTGCAGTGGGACGGTATCGATATCCATCGCTGTCGCATGAACGGCTGGCGTACCGCCAATATCGACGATCCAGACGCCGTGATCATGCATCACCGGCTGATGGGCTCCTCCCAGCGCAGTATCGTCGACGGCCGGTTGCGCTGGGGGCGTGGCATCCACTACATCGGCTATCACCCGTTGTATGCGCTGGCATCGGGCGTATTCCGCATGCGTGAAAAGCCCTATGTCATCGGAGGTCTGCTGATCGTGGCCGGCTACGGTTGGTCGGCGTTGCGCCGTCGCCCCCGTTATCCCGACACGGCATTCCGGCACAGCCTCAGGCGCTGGCAGCTGGCACGGCTCGGCGCGATGCTGCGCCGGGGCAACCGATGA
- a CDS encoding undecaprenyl-phosphate glucose phosphotransferase — protein sequence MIAPGRNGSIFAPVLHGAVFASVGVGNLYLLARLFGQVFDDSYQLLAFAVFVVLFTFFGRYSMVWQWKVGRSGSIGTRVLVSWLVLAASLVFIGFLTRQTQDLQRRVILLWLVSTPLWFMVAHLGVRRLFLTFFPSSLRSRSTLIVFLNPASHRLAQMFANLDTPQFRLVGFIEDRNGERAMPPPSGMEIVSDTQNLANYVNQHRIEVVFVVLPLEGASRAMRVVEQLGNTTASVYYVPDSNLFQLDYMRFSEVGGIPVFTLTETPFFGADGLLKRLMDIAFSSAILITIAPFCLLVALAVRIKMGSPIIFTQKRYGLDGREINVHKFRTMTVAEDGDVVVQASRDDKRITPLGAFLRRTSIDEWPQFWNVLKGDMSLVGPRPHAVAHNEQYRSLVDRYMVRHKVKPGLTGLAQVNGLRGETRELDAMKRRVEHDLKYIRDWSPGLDLSILLRTAWIVFRDRSAY from the coding sequence ATGATTGCGCCCGGCCGCAACGGCAGCATATTCGCACCGGTACTTCACGGTGCGGTATTCGCTTCGGTCGGGGTGGGCAATCTGTACCTGCTTGCGCGTTTGTTCGGTCAGGTCTTCGATGACAGCTATCAACTGCTGGCCTTCGCCGTTTTCGTGGTGCTGTTCACCTTTTTCGGGCGCTACAGCATGGTATGGCAGTGGAAGGTCGGGCGCAGCGGCTCGATCGGCACTCGAGTGCTGGTAAGCTGGCTGGTGCTGGCCGCAAGCCTCGTGTTCATCGGCTTTCTCACGCGCCAGACGCAGGATCTTCAGCGGCGCGTGATCCTCCTCTGGTTGGTCAGCACGCCGCTGTGGTTCATGGTGGCCCATCTGGGTGTACGGCGCCTGTTCCTGACCTTTTTCCCGAGCAGTCTCCGTTCGCGGTCCACGTTGATCGTGTTTCTCAATCCGGCTTCGCATCGCTTGGCGCAGATGTTTGCGAACCTGGACACGCCACAGTTCCGCCTGGTCGGTTTCATAGAGGACCGCAACGGCGAACGCGCCATGCCGCCGCCGTCAGGCATGGAAATCGTCAGCGATACACAGAATCTGGCGAACTACGTCAATCAGCATCGTATCGAGGTCGTGTTCGTGGTGCTCCCGCTGGAGGGCGCCAGTCGAGCGATGCGGGTCGTCGAGCAGCTGGGCAATACCACTGCCTCGGTGTATTACGTGCCCGACTCCAATCTGTTTCAACTGGACTACATGCGCTTTTCGGAGGTCGGCGGTATTCCGGTCTTCACACTCACCGAAACCCCGTTCTTCGGCGCAGACGGGCTGCTCAAACGCCTGATGGATATCGCATTTTCATCTGCGATCCTGATCACGATCGCGCCTTTTTGCCTGCTGGTCGCTCTAGCGGTGCGAATCAAGATGGGTTCGCCGATCATATTCACGCAGAAGCGTTACGGTCTCGACGGCCGCGAGATCAACGTTCACAAGTTCCGGACCATGACCGTGGCCGAGGACGGCGATGTCGTTGTGCAGGCCAGCCGCGATGACAAGCGCATTACCCCACTGGGCGCATTTCTTCGGCGCACCTCGATCGACGAGTGGCCGCAATTCTGGAACGTGCTCAAGGGGGATATGAGCCTGGTCGGCCCTCGACCGCACGCGGTGGCCCATAATGAGCAGTATCGCAGCCTAGTCGACCGTTACATGGTGCGGCACAAGGTCAAGCCCGGCCTGACTGGCCTCGCCCAGGTCAACGGCCTGCGCGGCGAGACCCGCGAGCTCGATGCCATGAAACGACGCGTCGAGCATGACCTCAAGTATATTCGCGACTGGTCGCCGGGCCTGGATCTGTCGATTCTCCTGCGCACGGCCTGGATCGTCTTCCGTGATCGATCCGCGTACTAA
- a CDS encoding outer membrane beta-barrel protein, translating into MIDPRTKPGRYWLAAGLLAASQTTLAGALEVRPYVEYGTTYNNNLLTVPNARARSETIRKASIGTLVDWPVSRQRLIASGQVSRFRYRRYDQLDHSEYEGRATWEFQFGHAVYGALGYRRERYLDDFDNRQRAITDFIDVSEPTLETYVQVHPDYRIRTLVSHLRLDHSLAEQSRFDREQTQARVELQYQGVPDSVFGFGGETIDGRFPGRVSTDPLSPTFTQNSVFATFDWEYSGISRIQGQLGYTERDAGTRDDRDFGGMTGRLAYIRTLSAKTHVTLELSRFIYSVDDVDANFVRDTGGRLVLDWDYSPKLALNASLGRREQVYQTLGADLARSDTVDELAAEMIYRPLRQFSVTATAAYTQRDSNVASENYDAVSGGLSFRWSPNPENR; encoded by the coding sequence GTGATCGATCCGCGTACTAAGCCGGGCCGGTACTGGCTGGCCGCCGGTCTGCTGGCCGCCTCCCAGACGACTCTGGCCGGCGCGCTCGAAGTGCGGCCATACGTGGAATACGGCACCACCTACAACAACAATCTGCTGACGGTGCCCAATGCTCGCGCGCGCAGCGAAACCATCCGCAAGGCGTCGATCGGCACATTGGTCGACTGGCCGGTTTCGCGTCAGCGCCTGATTGCGTCCGGGCAAGTCAGCCGGTTTCGCTACCGTCGCTACGATCAGCTCGATCACAGCGAATACGAAGGCCGTGCGACCTGGGAGTTCCAGTTCGGCCATGCCGTATACGGCGCGCTGGGCTACCGTCGCGAGCGTTATCTGGACGACTTCGATAATCGCCAGCGCGCGATCACGGACTTCATCGACGTCTCCGAGCCCACGCTCGAAACCTATGTCCAGGTCCATCCCGACTACCGCATCCGAACGCTGGTCAGCCACCTGAGACTCGATCACAGCCTGGCGGAACAATCGCGCTTCGACCGCGAACAGACCCAGGCTCGCGTCGAACTGCAATATCAGGGCGTACCGGACTCGGTTTTCGGATTCGGCGGCGAAACCATCGACGGCCGCTTTCCCGGGCGCGTATCCACCGATCCGCTGTCACCGACGTTTACCCAGAACAGCGTTTTTGCAACCTTCGACTGGGAATACAGCGGCATATCACGCATCCAAGGCCAGCTCGGTTATACCGAGCGCGACGCGGGCACGCGCGATGACCGCGACTTCGGCGGCATGACTGGCCGGCTGGCCTATATCCGCACCCTCTCGGCCAAGACGCATGTGACCCTCGAGCTGTCGCGCTTCATCTACTCGGTGGACGACGTCGACGCGAATTTCGTACGGGATACGGGCGGCCGGCTCGTGCTCGACTGGGACTACAGCCCGAAGCTGGCACTCAACGCAAGCCTTGGCCGTCGCGAACAGGTCTACCAGACACTGGGCGCCGATCTCGCACGTAGCGATACCGTGGACGAACTGGCCGCAGAGATGATCTATCGTCCGCTGCGCCAGTTTTCAGTCACCGCCACCGCAGCCTATACCCAGCGGGATTCGAACGTGGCCAGCGAAAACTACGACGCGGTGTCCGGCGGGCTGTCGTTCCGCTGGTCGCCGAATCCGGAGAACCGATGA
- a CDS encoding oligosaccharide flippase family protein, translated as MGTRVDPMLGWISLSSLDAVGRIGLKVLATVLFARWLTPDIFGQSSLTIVLVALLAIIVTAPFEEALTQRKVVDSRHFRTALTVVTALSVVICGVVFTVGLIVDHVAGEQYPVAATVAWFSVILFAQGPISIYTALARRQRAFKRIAMSNLSGDTIGTAVGLALAWSGVGVWSLLAVRFVSAFVVLSALMAGSPVRFGFGLSRDRLRDLSSFAGWLFAVRCTDRISDALFQGLVASFFGLNGAGYLNMALRIIEPMRGVTGSMGHNIAMSFYVRAQDDPARLRASVEQTLSSTSLLLLPLFIGLAASGPTIITLLAGAAWAPSGPLVSCLSLAAALTACTNFLQSAIAARGRVDLTFAATALELGLMVIALWGLTHWGLLAVGAARLVSNAGEAIFNVAAAGRVFDLRARRILRLIGPVALSAAAMGCVVAAVGSRLAGAFSPGMTLVAQILLGVAMYTVLALLFHRVALRSVHARLFNRRAA; from the coding sequence ATGGGAACACGTGTCGATCCCATGCTCGGCTGGATCTCGCTGTCGTCGCTGGACGCCGTCGGTCGTATCGGGCTCAAGGTGCTGGCCACGGTCCTGTTCGCGCGCTGGCTCACGCCCGACATCTTCGGTCAGTCTTCGCTGACGATCGTGCTGGTCGCGCTGCTCGCGATCATCGTCACCGCGCCTTTCGAGGAGGCGCTGACCCAGCGCAAGGTCGTGGACAGTCGTCATTTCCGTACGGCGCTGACCGTCGTCACGGCGCTGAGCGTGGTCATCTGCGGCGTTGTCTTTACGGTCGGGCTCATCGTCGACCATGTGGCGGGGGAACAGTATCCGGTGGCAGCGACGGTTGCGTGGTTCAGCGTCATCCTGTTCGCCCAGGGCCCCATCTCGATCTACACCGCCCTGGCCCGGCGTCAGCGCGCATTCAAACGCATCGCGATGAGCAATCTCTCGGGTGACACGATCGGTACCGCCGTCGGTCTTGCCCTGGCCTGGTCTGGCGTCGGCGTGTGGAGCCTGCTCGCGGTGCGGTTCGTATCCGCCTTCGTGGTTCTGAGCGCACTGATGGCGGGCAGTCCGGTTAGGTTCGGGTTCGGTCTGTCGCGCGACCGCTTGCGCGATCTGTCGTCGTTTGCCGGCTGGCTGTTCGCGGTACGCTGTACCGATCGCATCTCCGATGCGTTGTTCCAGGGGCTGGTCGCCAGCTTCTTCGGACTCAACGGCGCCGGCTATCTGAACATGGCGTTGCGTATCATCGAGCCCATGCGTGGGGTCACCGGCTCCATGGGGCACAACATCGCGATGTCGTTCTACGTGCGCGCACAGGACGACCCGGCCCGACTACGTGCCAGCGTCGAGCAGACGCTCTCGAGCACCTCGCTGCTGCTGTTGCCGCTGTTCATCGGCCTGGCCGCGAGCGGCCCGACCATCATCACCCTGCTCGCCGGCGCCGCCTGGGCTCCGTCGGGACCGCTGGTCAGCTGCCTGTCGCTGGCCGCCGCGCTCACGGCCTGCACCAATTTCCTGCAGAGCGCGATCGCCGCGCGCGGGCGCGTGGATCTGACCTTTGCCGCCACCGCGCTGGAACTCGGGCTGATGGTGATCGCATTGTGGGGATTGACGCATTGGGGCTTGCTGGCCGTCGGCGCGGCGCGTCTGGTCTCCAACGCCGGCGAGGCGATATTCAACGTCGCAGCGGCCGGCCGGGTGTTCGATCTGCGCGCCCGCCGGATACTCCGGCTTATCGGCCCCGTCGCGCTGTCCGCGGCAGCCATGGGCTGCGTCGTCGCCGCCGTCGGCAGCCGGCTCGCCGGCGCCTTCTCGCCGGGGATGACGCTTGTCGCCCAGATTCTGCTGGGCGTTGCGATGTACACGGTACTGGCGTTGCTGTTTCACCGCGTGGCCCTACGCTCGGTCCATGCGCGTCTGTTCAACCGACGCGCCGCATGA
- a CDS encoding 4'-phosphopantetheinyl transferase superfamily protein, which translates to MRSRTRSCDRQTLAAHLPDGVVGYTGVDRGDADALPAAERALVVDAGELRRRQFAAGRVLARQALYRIGHPLDALGRRDDGSPDWPDGVCGSLSHTAGLALAVAGPRTHIASIGVDIEPLTDFPAAAVRTVFTAAERARLCADDQRLASFSAKESVYKCLAPLGAVDLDFLDVEVCWQTDRFDVRPATPGAIDPALITAVRGRRFTLGEGRYIATVAIIGPASAR; encoded by the coding sequence ATGAGGTCGAGGACGCGGTCGTGTGACCGACAGACGCTGGCTGCGCATCTGCCAGACGGGGTCGTGGGTTACACGGGCGTGGATCGTGGCGACGCCGACGCCCTGCCCGCCGCCGAGCGCGCGCTGGTCGTCGACGCCGGTGAGCTCCGACGCCGGCAGTTCGCGGCCGGGCGCGTGCTGGCACGGCAAGCGCTGTACCGAATCGGCCACCCCCTGGACGCGCTGGGCCGCCGCGACGACGGCTCGCCCGACTGGCCCGACGGCGTGTGCGGCAGCCTCTCCCACACCGCCGGCCTGGCGCTGGCCGTGGCCGGACCGCGCACACACATCGCGTCGATCGGCGTAGACATCGAGCCACTCACCGACTTCCCGGCGGCGGCCGTCCGGACCGTCTTCACGGCCGCCGAACGTGCGCGGCTTTGCGCCGACGACCAACGGCTGGCGAGCTTCAGCGCCAAGGAATCGGTCTACAAGTGCCTGGCGCCGCTGGGCGCGGTGGATCTGGATTTCCTAGACGTCGAAGTGTGCTGGCAGACCGACCGCTTCGATGTTCGGCCGGCGACACCGGGAGCGATCGATCCGGCGTTGATCACCGCGGTACGCGGCCGGCGTTTCACCCTCGGCGAAGGACGCTATATCGCCACGGTGGCCATTATCGGGCCCGCGTCTGCGCGGTGA